The following proteins come from a genomic window of Streptomyces sp. GS7:
- a CDS encoding WhiB family transcriptional regulator: MQLQTHTPSVATDLIPPPDPQENSLLPLTELDDEIDRLGAAVPCRTYDPEVFFAESPADVEYAKTLCQTCPVREACLAGAKDRREPWGVWGGELFVQGVVVPRKRPRGRPRKNPVAA; this comes from the coding sequence GTGCAACTCCAGACGCACACCCCGTCCGTAGCCACCGACCTGATCCCTCCGCCCGACCCCCAGGAGAACTCCTTGCTGCCCCTCACCGAGCTCGACGACGAGATCGACCGCCTCGGCGCCGCCGTTCCGTGCCGCACCTACGACCCCGAGGTCTTCTTCGCGGAGTCCCCGGCCGACGTCGAGTACGCCAAGACGCTGTGCCAGACCTGCCCGGTCCGCGAGGCGTGTCTCGCCGGCGCCAAGGACCGCCGTGAGCCGTGGGGCGTCTGGGGCGGTGAGCTCTTCGTCCAGGGCGTCGTGGTGCCGCGGAAGCGTCCGCGTGGCCGTCCGCGCAAGAACCCGGTCGCGGCATGA
- a CDS encoding TOMM precursor leader peptide-binding protein, giving the protein MLKPALRRGWRDRETVRFGVAPAHAVVVGPVDIATGSFIELIDGTRTMRQLVEEGTSLDVTPERARGVVDRLGAAGLLEAPAAGGPAADAVRADGPAFARLRPDLASLSVRHRGAGGPLGRMGARRTVRVKVKGAGRIGAQIAALLAASGIGRVDVVDGGTVEPWDVVPGGPAAGQVGERRDAAARRLVRESSPWSRRPRPAGPVTESGEPGISLMVIAPRDGLGAYAPDPVRAEPLLTAGIPHLYAGVVEGTGVVGPLVVPGVSACAGCDELRRTDAEPAWPRLLAQWRSGRGSPSMPACDTALATAVAGLATVQAMTFLDGEPPPCTGARMELPLPCASVRTVRITPHPDCGCGAAAAQGTADASVPGARHATMTE; this is encoded by the coding sequence ATGCTCAAGCCCGCGCTGCGGCGCGGCTGGCGGGACCGGGAGACGGTGCGGTTCGGCGTGGCACCGGCCCATGCGGTGGTGGTCGGCCCGGTCGACATCGCGACGGGCAGCTTCATCGAGCTGATCGACGGCACGCGCACGATGCGGCAGCTGGTCGAGGAGGGCACGTCACTGGACGTGACGCCCGAGCGCGCGCGGGGTGTGGTGGACCGGCTCGGCGCGGCCGGGTTACTGGAGGCACCGGCCGCGGGCGGTCCGGCGGCCGACGCGGTGCGGGCGGACGGACCGGCCTTCGCGCGGCTGCGGCCGGATCTGGCCTCGCTGTCGGTGCGGCACCGGGGAGCCGGCGGGCCGCTCGGGCGGATGGGGGCGCGCCGGACGGTCCGGGTCAAGGTGAAGGGCGCGGGCCGGATCGGCGCCCAGATCGCGGCGCTGCTGGCTGCGTCGGGCATCGGCAGGGTGGACGTGGTCGACGGCGGCACGGTCGAGCCGTGGGACGTGGTGCCGGGCGGGCCGGCGGCCGGGCAGGTCGGCGAGCGGCGTGACGCGGCCGCCCGCCGGCTGGTGCGGGAGTCCTCCCCGTGGAGCCGCCGGCCGCGGCCGGCCGGCCCGGTCACCGAGTCCGGAGAGCCGGGCATCTCCCTCATGGTCATCGCCCCGCGTGACGGGCTCGGCGCGTACGCTCCCGATCCCGTGCGGGCCGAGCCGCTGCTGACCGCCGGTATTCCGCATCTTTACGCGGGCGTGGTCGAGGGCACAGGTGTGGTGGGGCCGTTGGTGGTGCCCGGTGTCTCGGCCTGCGCCGGCTGCGACGAGCTGCGGCGGACGGACGCGGAGCCGGCCTGGCCGCGGCTGCTCGCGCAGTGGCGCTCGGGGCGCGGTTCACCGTCGATGCCGGCCTGCGACACGGCGCTGGCGACGGCGGTGGCGGGGCTCGCCACCGTCCAGGCGATGACGTTCCTGGACGGCGAGCCGCCACCGTGCACGGGGGCGCGGATGGAACTCCCGCTGCCCTGCGCGAGCGTGCGGACGGTGCGGATCACGCCGCACCCGGACTGCGGTTGCGGCGCCGCCGCTGCACAGGGGACGGCAGACGCCTCGGTTCCCGGGGCGCGACACGCCACAATGACGGAGTAA
- a CDS encoding ATP-dependent DNA helicase UvrD2, which yields MTAATDSPLFPQVPGSSQYSAPPSGADAVLDGLDPEQRAVATALHGPVCVLAGAGTGKTRAITHRIAYGVRAGILQPASVLAVTFTARAAGEMRGRLRQLGAGGVQARTFHSAALRQLQFFWPKAVGGEVPRLLERKVQLVAEAAARCRIRLDRTELRDVTGEIEWSKVTQTVPADYPAALAKAGREAPRDPAEIGQIYATYEQLKRERGSIDFEDVLLLTVGVLQDRHDIAEQVRAQYQHFVVDEYQDVSPLQQRLLELWLGDRDSLCVVGDASQTIYSFTGATPDHLLDFRTRHPHATVVRLVRDYRSTPQVVHLANGLLAQARGRAAEQRLELLSQRPAGAEPVFTEYADEPAEAEGTARRIRDLIASGVPASEIAVLFRINAQSEVYEQALADVGVPYQLRGAERFFERPEVREAGIKLRGAARFGANDTLLDGAVDLPSEVRAVFSDMGWTGQPPAGSGAARDRWESLAALVRLAEDFTRARPEATLADLVAELDERANAQHAPTVEGVTLASLHTAKGLEWDAVFLVGLTEGMLPIHYARTDEQIEEERRLLYVGITRARLRLTLSWSLARSPGGRASRSASRFLHGLRPGSGAAGRRTVGAAAGGVERGTGTAPGRSRRTHRTPARCRVCNKTLTDAGEMKLMRCEECPSELDEALYERLRDWRAEQAGRTRQPAYCVFTDKTLMAIAEAVPATAAELAVISGVGRRKLDRYGTDVLSLCAGEELAGAGEEGAEDAAENSSEK from the coding sequence GTGACAGCAGCAACGGACTCCCCTCTCTTCCCGCAGGTCCCTGGCAGTTCTCAATATTCGGCTCCGCCGAGTGGGGCCGACGCGGTGCTCGACGGGCTGGACCCCGAGCAGCGCGCCGTCGCCACGGCGCTGCACGGTCCGGTGTGCGTGCTGGCCGGCGCGGGCACGGGCAAGACCCGCGCGATCACCCACCGGATCGCCTACGGAGTCCGGGCCGGCATCCTCCAGCCCGCCAGTGTGCTCGCGGTCACCTTCACCGCCCGCGCGGCCGGTGAGATGCGCGGCCGGCTGCGGCAGCTCGGCGCCGGCGGGGTGCAGGCGCGGACGTTCCACTCCGCGGCCCTGCGCCAGCTCCAGTTCTTCTGGCCGAAGGCGGTCGGCGGCGAGGTGCCGCGGCTGCTGGAGCGCAAGGTCCAACTGGTCGCCGAGGCCGCGGCCCGCTGCCGCATCCGGCTCGACCGTACCGAGCTGCGCGACGTCACCGGCGAGATCGAGTGGTCCAAGGTCACCCAGACCGTGCCCGCCGACTACCCCGCGGCGCTCGCCAAGGCCGGCCGCGAGGCACCACGCGACCCGGCCGAGATCGGGCAGATATACGCCACGTACGAGCAGCTCAAGCGCGAGCGCGGCAGCATCGACTTCGAGGACGTGCTGCTGCTCACCGTCGGCGTGCTCCAGGACCGGCACGACATCGCCGAGCAGGTCCGCGCCCAGTACCAGCACTTCGTCGTCGACGAGTACCAGGACGTCAGCCCGCTCCAGCAGCGGCTCCTGGAGCTGTGGCTGGGCGACCGCGACAGCCTGTGCGTGGTCGGTGACGCCAGCCAGACGATCTACAGCTTCACCGGCGCCACCCCCGACCACCTCCTCGACTTCCGCACCCGCCACCCGCACGCCACGGTCGTCAGACTCGTCCGCGACTACCGCTCCACCCCCCAGGTGGTCCACCTCGCCAACGGCCTGCTCGCCCAGGCCAGGGGCCGCGCCGCCGAGCAGCGCCTGGAGTTGCTCTCGCAGCGCCCGGCCGGCGCCGAGCCGGTGTTCACCGAGTACGCCGACGAGCCCGCCGAGGCCGAGGGCACCGCCCGCCGGATCCGCGACCTGATCGCCTCCGGGGTCCCGGCCAGCGAGATCGCCGTGCTCTTCCGGATCAACGCCCAGTCCGAGGTCTACGAACAGGCCCTCGCCGACGTAGGGGTGCCGTACCAGCTCCGCGGCGCCGAGCGGTTCTTCGAGCGCCCCGAGGTGCGCGAGGCCGGGATCAAGCTGCGCGGCGCGGCCCGATTCGGCGCCAACGACACCCTGCTCGACGGCGCCGTCGACCTGCCGTCCGAGGTGCGCGCGGTGTTCAGCGACATGGGCTGGACCGGGCAGCCGCCGGCCGGCTCCGGCGCGGCGCGCGACCGCTGGGAGTCCCTGGCGGCCCTGGTCCGGCTCGCCGAGGACTTCACCCGGGCCCGCCCCGAGGCCACCCTCGCCGACCTCGTCGCCGAGCTGGACGAGCGGGCCAACGCCCAGCACGCCCCGACGGTCGAGGGCGTCACCCTCGCCTCGCTGCACACCGCCAAGGGCCTGGAGTGGGACGCGGTGTTCCTGGTCGGCCTCACCGAGGGCATGCTGCCGATCCACTACGCCAGGACCGACGAGCAGATCGAGGAGGAGCGCCGGCTTCTCTACGTGGGCATCACCCGCGCCCGCCTGCGGCTGACGCTGTCCTGGTCGCTGGCGCGCTCTCCCGGCGGGCGCGCCTCGCGCAGCGCCAGCCGGTTCCTGCACGGCCTGCGGCCGGGCTCCGGCGCGGCGGGCCGCCGCACGGTGGGCGCGGCCGCCGGCGGAGTCGAGCGCGGCACCGGCACGGCCCCGGGCCGCAGCCGTCGTACGCACCGCACCCCCGCCCGCTGCCGGGTCTGCAACAAGACCCTCACGGACGCCGGCGAGATGAAGCTGATGCGCTGTGAGGAATGCCCCTCGGAACTCGACGAGGCGCTGTACGAGCGGCTGCGGGACTGGCGCGCCGAGCAGGCCGGCCGGACGCGGCAGCCCGCCTACTGCGTCTTCACCGACAAGACGCTGATGGCCATCGCCGAGGCGGTCCCGGCGACGGCCGCGGAGCTGGCGGTCATCTCCGGAGTGGGCCGCCGCAAGCTCGACCGCTACGGCACCGATGTGCTGTCCCTCTGCGCCGGTGAGGAGCTCGCCGGGGCCGGTGAAGAGGGGGCGGAGGACGCCGCGGAAAACTCGTCGGAAAAATAG
- a CDS encoding ABC1 kinase family protein: MSDLPRKAVTRTAKLAALPLGFAGRATWGLGKRIGGRSAEIVGRELQQRTAEQLFKVLGELKGGAMKFGQALSVFESALPEEIAGPYRAALTKLQEAAPPMPTSTVHAVLAERLGEDWRELFEEFEDKPAAAASIGQVHRGVWHDGREVAVKVQYPGAGKALLSDLAQLSRFARLLGPLIPGMDVKPLIAELRDRVSEELDYSLEAQAQRAHAEEFAEDPDVVVPAVVHQSDQVLVTEWMEGVPLSEVIAGGTEEQRDRAGQLLARFLFSGPARTGLLHADPHPGNFRLLPGDSPDAPVEEWRLGVLDFGTVDRLPDGLPPTIGSSLRMALDGEADAVYDLLCEEGFVKESIALDPDAVLEYLLPIIEPAQVDAFTFTRGWMRNQAARIGDPRSPAHQLGKQLNLPPAYLLIHRVTLSTIGVLCQLGATVRLRDELEAWMPGFVPEEEPAGPDAAEPGAVIGAADGADDRADREEAAVEESPA; the protein is encoded by the coding sequence ATGTCTGATCTTCCCCGCAAGGCGGTCACCCGCACCGCCAAGCTGGCCGCGCTGCCGCTGGGGTTCGCCGGCCGTGCCACCTGGGGCCTGGGCAAGCGGATCGGTGGCAGATCCGCCGAGATCGTCGGCCGGGAGCTGCAACAGCGCACCGCGGAACAGCTCTTCAAGGTGCTCGGTGAGCTGAAGGGCGGCGCCATGAAGTTCGGGCAGGCGCTGTCCGTCTTCGAGTCGGCGCTGCCCGAGGAGATCGCCGGTCCTTACCGCGCAGCCCTGACGAAGCTTCAGGAGGCGGCGCCGCCCATGCCGACGAGCACGGTGCACGCCGTGCTGGCGGAGCGGCTCGGCGAGGACTGGCGGGAGCTGTTCGAGGAGTTCGAGGACAAGCCGGCCGCGGCCGCGTCGATCGGCCAGGTGCACCGGGGGGTGTGGCACGACGGCCGCGAGGTGGCCGTCAAGGTGCAGTACCCGGGAGCGGGCAAGGCGCTGCTGTCGGATCTGGCGCAGCTGAGCCGGTTCGCGCGGCTGCTGGGGCCGCTGATCCCCGGCATGGACGTCAAGCCGCTGATCGCCGAACTGCGCGACCGGGTCTCCGAGGAGCTGGACTACTCCCTTGAGGCGCAGGCCCAGCGGGCGCATGCCGAGGAGTTCGCCGAGGACCCGGATGTCGTCGTGCCGGCCGTGGTGCACCAGAGCGACCAGGTGCTGGTGACGGAGTGGATGGAGGGGGTGCCGCTGTCCGAGGTGATCGCCGGCGGCACCGAGGAACAGCGTGACCGCGCCGGGCAGCTGCTGGCCCGCTTCCTCTTCTCCGGCCCGGCCCGTACGGGCCTGCTGCACGCCGACCCGCATCCGGGCAACTTCCGGCTGCTGCCCGGTGACTCACCGGACGCGCCGGTCGAGGAGTGGCGGCTGGGCGTGCTGGACTTCGGAACCGTCGACCGGCTCCCCGACGGGCTGCCGCCGACGATCGGCAGCTCGCTGCGGATGGCGCTGGACGGCGAGGCGGACGCGGTCTACGACCTGCTCTGCGAGGAGGGCTTCGTCAAGGAGTCCATCGCGCTGGACCCGGACGCGGTGCTGGAGTACCTGCTGCCGATCATCGAGCCGGCGCAGGTGGACGCGTTCACCTTCACCCGGGGTTGGATGCGCAATCAGGCCGCCCGGATCGGCGATCCGCGGTCCCCCGCACACCAGTTGGGCAAGCAGCTCAACCTGCCGCCGGCGTATCTGCTGATACACCGGGTGACCTTGAGCACGATCGGGGTGCTGTGCCAGCTGGGGGCCACGGTGCGGCTGCGCGACGAGCTGGAGGCATGGATGCCCGGGTTCGTGCCCGAGGAGGAGCCCGCGGGTCCGGACGCGGCGGAGCCCGGCGCGGTCATCGGTGCCGCCGACGGCGCCGATGACCGCGCGGACCGGGAGGAGGCGGCCGTCGAGGAGAGCCCGGCCTGA